A window of Bacteroidota bacterium genomic DNA:
CATAAGTGAGTAAGCGGCTTCCATCATTCTTGCTCCACCCGATTTTGAAATTATCATGAACGGGATTTTATTCTCTACGCAATAATCAATCGCCAGGGAAATTTTTTCTCCCACCACCGAACCCATGCTTCCTCCTATGAAAGAAAACTCCATGCAGGAAACCACTAAATCATGTCCTTCCACTTTTCCAACTCCGGTAGTAAGCGCGTCTTTCAGCCCGGTTTTCTTTTGCGATTCAATGAGCCGGTCGGAATATTTTTTTGTGTCGGAAAAATGAAGCGGGTCGGCAGAAGAAAGTTCCGCGTTCAATTCTATAAACTCACCGCCATCAAAAATAATTTCGAAATATTCACGCGAGCCGATTCGCTCATGATAGCCGCAATCCAAACACACATAAGAATTTTTTGCGTGTTCATCAGCCGGGCGAATCTTCTTGCAGTTAGAACATTTATGCCAGAGTCCTTCCTTGGTTTCTCTTTTTTCTTTCGTGCGGGTGGTTATCCCCTTTGCTATTCTTTTATACCAAGACATAAGACATAAGTTTTTGCAATGCCTGGTTACGAATTACTAATCTGAAACGAATATAACGAATAAGAACTTAACGGTTGATTTGTAAAATTCGCAAAAAGATTCGTTAATTCGTTACCAGGAAATTTATGCAATTGTGATTTCTTTATTCGAATACACATCCTGAATCGCATTCAGCAAAGCAATTCCGTCTTTCATCGGTTTCTGAAATGCTTTACGTCCGGAAATCAAACCGTGACCGCCTGCGCGTTTGTTAATCACTGCAGTGGTAACGGCTTCCGCCAAATCGCTCGCGCCTTTTGATTCTCCGCCTGAATTGATTAAACCGATTCTTCCCATGTAACAATTCGCCACCTGATAACGGCATAAATCAATCGGATTGTCGGTGGTGAGTTCGGAATAAACTTTTGCATTTGTCTTTCCGAAATTCAAAGCGGTGAATCCTCCGTTGTTTGTCGGAAGTTTTTGCTTGATAATATCCGCCTGAATAGTTACACCCAAATGATTTGCCTGTCCGGTTAAATCGGCAGCGTTGTGATAATCGGTTCCGTCTTTTTTGAAAGCGGAATTTCTCAGGTAGCACCAGAGCACCGTTGCCATTCCCAATTCATGCGCTCGCTCGAATGCATTTGCAATTTCGGTAATCTGCCTTGAAGATTCGGGAGAACCGAAATAAATGGTTGCGCCCACAGCGGCAGCGCCCATGTTGTATGCGCTTTCCACCGTTCCAAAAAGAATCTGGTCGTATTTATTCGGATAAGAAAGAAATTCGTTATGATTAATTTTTACGATGAACGGAATTTTGCCTGCATATTTCTTCGCCACCATTCCGAGCACTCCGAAAGTGGAAGCCACCGCGTTGCAGCCGCCTTCCACAGCAAGTTTTACAATATTCTCCGGGTCAAAGCAGGCAGGGTTGGGTGCGAAAGATGCGCCTGCAGAATGTTCAATGCCCTGGTCAACGGGAAGAATGGAAAGATAACCGGTGCCGGATAATCGCCCGTGATTGTAAATCATGTTCAGGTTATCCATCACCTTGCCGCTGCGGTTGGAGATGGAAAAAATCCTTTCTACAAAATCTTTTCCCGGCAAGTGAATTGTTTCTTTTGGAATTC
This region includes:
- a CDS encoding acetyl-CoA carboxylase carboxyltransferase subunit beta, whose translation is MSWYKRIAKGITTRTKEKRETKEGLWHKCSNCKKIRPADEHAKNSYVCLDCGYHERIGSREYFEIIFDGGEFIELNAELSSADPLHFSDTKKYSDRLIESQKKTGLKDALTTGVGKVEGHDLVVSCMEFSFIGGSMGSVVGEKISLAIDYCVENKIPFMIISKSGGARMMEAAYSLMQLAKTSAKLTLLADEKIPFISLMTDPTTGGVTASYAMLGDLNLAEPGALIGFAGPRVIKETIKKDLPKGFQTSEFLLEHGFLDMIVSRKDLKPKLAQLLSMFKN
- a CDS encoding class I fructose-bisphosphate aldolase, whose translation is MSTAVASSKLAELLGANAGKLLNHTCKGIPKETIHLPGKDFVERIFSISNRSGKVMDNLNMIYNHGRLSGTGYLSILPVDQGIEHSAGASFAPNPACFDPENIVKLAVEGGCNAVASTFGVLGMVAKKYAGKIPFIVKINHNEFLSYPNKYDQILFGTVESAYNMGAAAVGATIYFGSPESSRQITEIANAFERAHELGMATVLWCYLRNSAFKKDGTDYHNAADLTGQANHLGVTIQADIIKQKLPTNNGGFTALNFGKTNAKVYSELTTDNPIDLCRYQVANCYMGRIGLINSGGESKGASDLAEAVTTAVINKRAGGHGLISGRKAFQKPMKDGIALLNAIQDVYSNKEITIA